The Actinomycetota bacterium genome segment AACGGCTCTTCCTTGACGCCAACATCCTGGTTTCGGCGGCGCTGAAACCCGACTCCAGGCTCGCCGAGCTTTGGACCATCGCGGATGTGCGGCTGCTGGCGTCACCGCATGTACTCGCCGAGGCGCGTCGCAACGCTCCCGCACCGAACGCAGCCGCGCACCTCGAGCGCTTGATCGCAGCGCTCAAGGTCTTGCCGATGGAGCCCGCGGACTTCGAGATCGAAGACGACCCAGAACTGCCCGCCAAAGACCGTCCCGTCTTGCTCGCTGCGATTGTGTCGCGCGCCGACATCCTTGTGACCGGCGAGGGGGGTATCCATTTAGCTCCACCGCCCCAAGATGTAGTGG includes the following:
- a CDS encoding PIN domain-containing protein, with the translated sequence MERLFLDANILVSAALKPDSRLAELWTIADVRLLASPHVLAEARRNAPAPNAAAHLERLIAALKVLPMEPADFEIEDDPELPAKDRPVLLAAIVSRADILVTGEGGIHLAPPPQDVVVDEERGNPVAGRDYPRMWGEFLRWFPDNAACLTY